A single window of Pseudomonas marginalis DNA harbors:
- a CDS encoding 4'-phosphopantetheinyl transferase family protein has translation MSAVRLVVFPVHAAADPDWQVTLDAEQRQQAARLCERRRVRYLNARVALRLTIAELLHCDPGQVIIEQQPSGQLRVRSEPPLFASVTYAQRLGVLVVGTSAVGLDYEEGGAPVFWRSAVRRYFCDSERTWLQGRDIHTQEADFVWLWTRRESLLKYRGSGIRGDMRCLCSSRDGATAPYQHSFMLAGGVGTLTGEALTVELSPEWLALCGQQSFNLGFSWRTAPVGMGCCVKSE, from the coding sequence GTGAGCGCGGTGCGGTTGGTGGTGTTTCCCGTACATGCGGCGGCGGATCCTGACTGGCAGGTAACGTTGGACGCCGAGCAACGGCAGCAGGCCGCGCGCCTGTGCGAGCGGCGACGGGTGCGCTACCTCAATGCTCGCGTGGCCTTGCGCTTGACCATCGCCGAGCTGCTGCACTGCGACCCTGGGCAGGTGATTATCGAGCAGCAGCCCAGCGGGCAATTGCGCGTGCGCAGCGAGCCGCCGCTGTTCGCCAGTGTGACCTACGCGCAGCGTCTGGGCGTGCTGGTGGTGGGAACGTCCGCAGTAGGCCTGGATTACGAGGAGGGTGGCGCCCCGGTATTCTGGCGCAGTGCGGTGCGTCGCTACTTTTGTGACAGCGAACGCACCTGGCTGCAAGGCCGTGACATCCATACGCAGGAAGCCGACTTCGTCTGGTTATGGACCCGGCGCGAGAGCTTGCTCAAATACCGTGGTTCCGGGATTCGCGGCGATATGCGCTGCCTGTGTAGCAGCCGGGACGGTGCCACCGCACCGTACCAGCACAGCTTCATGCTGGCGGGCGGGGTGGGCACACTCACGGGCGAGGCGCTGACCGTCGAGCTGTCGCCCGAGTGGTTGGCCTTGTGTGGTCAGCAGTCGTTTAACCTGGGGTTCAGTTGGCGCACGGCACCTGTCGGGATGGGATGTTGCGTCAAATCTGAATAA
- a CDS encoding helix-turn-helix transcriptional regulator, which yields MISQALEPFLDLLCITTSNELMACLKERVLQLGFGRFQLRLSPSRNAHACNQLVIGDFPQALREEYERAGYAKIDPVQLHCMENVTPIIWTEALFSSPQRLNLRELALAHGLEYGVTFALHGPQGQFGTLSLSLEASDIDQAQWLIRRQMGTLLMLRDAALQAALRVMAPMTREVPAAQIKLTQREKEILRWSAFGKTSWEISNICSCSEANVDFHFKNIRRKFSVSSRSAAVVQALSMHLIQI from the coding sequence ATGATTTCGCAAGCACTTGAGCCCTTTTTGGACCTGCTGTGCATCACCACCAGCAATGAGTTGATGGCTTGCTTGAAGGAACGTGTGCTGCAGTTGGGCTTCGGCCGGTTTCAGCTGCGCCTGAGCCCCAGCAGGAACGCACACGCGTGCAACCAGTTGGTCATTGGCGATTTCCCCCAGGCCTTGCGCGAGGAGTACGAACGAGCCGGTTACGCCAAGATAGACCCGGTGCAACTGCATTGCATGGAGAACGTCACCCCGATCATTTGGACCGAGGCATTGTTCAGTTCGCCGCAGCGCCTCAACCTGCGCGAGCTGGCCCTGGCTCACGGTCTCGAATATGGCGTGACCTTCGCTCTGCACGGCCCCCAGGGCCAATTCGGTACGCTGAGCCTCAGTCTTGAAGCGAGTGATATTGATCAGGCGCAATGGCTGATCAGGCGCCAGATGGGGACCTTGCTGATGCTCAGGGACGCGGCGCTGCAAGCCGCCTTGCGCGTAATGGCACCGATGACGCGCGAAGTGCCTGCCGCCCAGATCAAACTGACGCAGCGCGAAAAAGAGATATTGCGCTGGAGTGCCTTCGGCAAGACCAGCTGGGAGATTTCGAATATTTGCAGTTGCTCGGAAGCCAACGTGGACTTCCACTTCAAGAATATCCGACGCAAGTTCAGCGTCTCGAGCCGTAGCGCTGCCGTGGTGCAGGCACTGTCGATGCATCTTATTCAGATTTGA
- a CDS encoding DMT family transporter — translation MAVSITAGASGARDYLGFAVTILASTFLMGSSFVSGKVLLNQGFDPLMLVGARFLLAALATLPLVMLEGRAWRAALFPRHLNARQMRVIAVIGLTQTAAVMSLLFLAMRTVSASTAAILLFTNPVWVAVGNRLFFAQPLKAIRLLGLVIGVIGVALAVGADLAQDAQPGAWVGVTLALGAALSWAATTLIIKRNPLPMGTWALSFWQMFIGALGALACAVLAGEHWPAHLTTQQWGWFAWLAIPASTGSFGLWFVALKRADAASTSGFLFLAPLFAVLLSWVVLNTQLSLWQGLGGLLVAASIWLMNR, via the coding sequence ATGGCCGTGTCAATCACTGCTGGAGCGAGCGGCGCCCGTGACTACCTGGGCTTTGCCGTGACAATCCTGGCGTCCACGTTTTTGATGGGTTCAAGCTTCGTCTCCGGCAAGGTGCTGCTCAACCAAGGGTTCGACCCATTGATGCTGGTGGGCGCGCGGTTCCTGTTGGCGGCGCTGGCGACCTTACCCCTGGTGATGCTCGAAGGGCGTGCCTGGCGCGCCGCCCTGTTCCCGCGTCACCTGAACGCCCGGCAAATGCGCGTAATCGCCGTCATTGGCCTGACCCAAACCGCTGCCGTGATGAGTCTGCTGTTCCTGGCGATGCGCACGGTGTCGGCCTCCACTGCCGCGATCCTGCTGTTTACCAACCCGGTGTGGGTCGCCGTGGGCAATCGGCTGTTCTTCGCGCAACCGCTCAAGGCCATTCGCCTGCTGGGCCTGGTGATCGGCGTGATCGGTGTAGCGCTGGCCGTGGGTGCAGACCTGGCGCAGGACGCCCAGCCGGGTGCGTGGGTCGGTGTGACCCTGGCGCTGGGTGCGGCCCTGAGCTGGGCCGCCACGACCCTGATCATCAAGCGCAACCCGCTGCCCATGGGCACTTGGGCCTTGAGCTTCTGGCAAATGTTTATTGGCGCCCTGGGGGCGCTCGCCTGTGCTGTGCTGGCCGGCGAACACTGGCCGGCCCACCTCACTACGCAGCAGTGGGGCTGGTTTGCCTGGCTGGCCATACCCGCCTCGACCGGCTCGTTCGGGCTGTGGTTTGTGGCGCTCAAACGCGCAGACGCGGCCAGCACCAGTGGCTTCCTGTTTCTGGCGCCTTTGTTTGCGGTGTTGTTGTCCTGGGTCGTTCTCAACACCCAACTCTCCCTGTGGCAAGGCTTGGGAGGGCTGCTGGTAGCCGCGTCGATATGGCTGATGAATCGTTGA
- a CDS encoding LysR substrate-binding domain-containing protein — MSAIPPLSCLRSFEAVSRLASVTLAAAELHVTHSAVSQQIKVLEEMLGVTLFAREGRALRITEDGRLYSLQVRESLNNIADATRQVKAQPKASELVVAVMPSFGLSWMLPRIGRFQARYPHITLRLQASLAVTNLAQEAIDISVRMGRGDWDNVQQFMMFHDEMIVVAAPGFNGGQLPETPAQIVASPIIFTMDSWQPWCEAAGLNVEVARKGLCSNDSNLVLEAVRLKQGIALVRRSLVHDAIGRGELVQLSDYAVPYAYPYWLLLPDRERIQGRRQQFVEWLNEEVELYLQEVDQVLRSSV; from the coding sequence ATGTCGGCTATCCCGCCCCTCAGTTGCCTGCGCAGCTTTGAAGCCGTCAGTCGTCTAGCGAGCGTCACCCTCGCGGCGGCAGAACTGCATGTCACGCACTCGGCGGTCAGCCAGCAGATCAAAGTGCTGGAAGAGATGCTCGGGGTGACGCTGTTCGCGCGTGAGGGACGCGCCCTGCGTATCACCGAAGACGGCCGCTTGTATTCACTGCAAGTGCGTGAGTCGTTGAATAACATTGCCGACGCCACACGCCAGGTCAAAGCGCAGCCCAAGGCTTCGGAGCTGGTGGTCGCGGTCATGCCATCGTTCGGGTTATCCTGGATGCTGCCGCGCATTGGACGGTTCCAGGCGCGCTACCCGCATATCACCTTGCGCCTGCAGGCCAGCCTGGCGGTGACCAATCTGGCGCAGGAAGCCATCGACATCAGCGTGCGCATGGGCCGGGGCGATTGGGATAACGTGCAACAATTCATGATGTTCCACGATGAAATGATTGTCGTCGCCGCCCCCGGTTTCAACGGCGGGCAACTGCCCGAAACGCCGGCGCAGATCGTTGCCAGCCCGATCATTTTCACTATGGATTCCTGGCAACCCTGGTGCGAAGCCGCCGGCCTGAACGTCGAGGTAGCGCGTAAAGGCTTGTGCAGCAACGATTCGAACCTGGTGCTGGAGGCCGTGCGCCTCAAGCAGGGAATTGCCCTCGTACGCCGCAGCCTGGTACACGACGCCATCGGCCGCGGTGAGCTGGTGCAATTGAGTGACTATGCGGTGCCGTATGCCTATCCCTACTGGCTGCTGCTGCCGGACCGCGAACGCATCCAGGGCAGGCGCCAGCAGTTTGTCGAATGGCTGAACGAGGAGGTGGAGCTCTATCTGCAAGAGGTCGATCAGGTGCTTAGATCGTCTGTGTAG
- a CDS encoding HNH endonuclease, which translates to MRNLPLPHRDSSRDDLIASIRQYNYRGPKGHKLTEDEITSLLAIYDRYDGDLGTASEMLKGNDFPASLIDALDAAYDKTQEDRLLYPLRQRLFKDVGLCPICGIKTVSELDHFLPRTHFKPLAIYARNLVPSCHDCNHIKLAGFGEQTKDELAFLHAYFDALPDLKFLEARIDISEGGLVVTFQVATDVDLNEDISNRLTHQIKTLELNERYEKEINTYVMSHATSAHREYARSGKAGVRKHLKIQALHEAHELYTNHWRPTLLRALARHDAFVDGGFVDVFRVPQHILDDLFDDLD; encoded by the coding sequence ATGAGAAATCTTCCCCTGCCACATCGCGACTCATCACGGGATGATCTGATCGCCTCCATTCGTCAGTACAACTACCGTGGCCCAAAAGGGCATAAATTGACTGAAGACGAAATCACGAGCCTGCTCGCCATCTATGATCGCTATGACGGTGACCTGGGCACAGCTAGCGAGATGCTGAAAGGTAATGATTTCCCTGCGTCATTAATTGATGCGCTGGACGCCGCTTATGACAAAACGCAGGAAGACCGTTTGCTTTATCCGCTGCGTCAACGCCTGTTCAAGGACGTGGGGCTGTGTCCCATCTGCGGCATCAAAACCGTTTCCGAACTTGACCACTTTTTACCTCGGACCCACTTCAAGCCTCTGGCCATCTACGCGCGAAATCTCGTACCAAGTTGCCACGATTGCAACCACATCAAGCTCGCAGGCTTTGGGGAGCAGACTAAAGATGAGTTAGCTTTTCTCCACGCCTATTTTGACGCGCTGCCCGATTTGAAGTTTTTGGAGGCTAGGATTGATATCTCCGAAGGTGGGCTGGTCGTTACCTTCCAGGTCGCGACTGATGTTGATCTGAACGAGGACATCAGCAATCGACTGACACACCAGATTAAAACGCTTGAGCTCAATGAGCGTTATGAAAAGGAGATCAACACCTACGTCATGTCGCACGCAACCTCAGCCCATCGTGAGTACGCTCGAAGTGGTAAAGCAGGTGTCCGTAAGCACTTAAAGATTCAAGCACTTCATGAGGCTCACGAGCTGTACACCAACCATTGGCGCCCGACGCTACTGCGAGCCCTCGCGAGACATGACGCATTCGTAGATGGCGGGTTTGTGGATGTTTTCAGGGTGCCTCAGCATATCTTGGACGACCTGTTCGATGATTTAGACTGA
- a CDS encoding AAA family ATPase — protein MAIEIYAPSRRILKRTETLFALQQDDWNDYSFQTLYHLYYRPKADEPDNVTYIGGVKILKQGQTTGARLIKKPFTRLGDGWVSVGTSLDYYQRLNEIPRRHRTRIMTALQDAVANPNLVDEFKNEEGWGNSVFRDTTEWREFIRDASILYQGDFTTLVGMDEFSFQPAGAADPIEFNFEAPKPDYYSGSYRRVGPSRKRVLLPERIIVMVGRNGSGKSTILSRLSHLAYASPHERDQPEFAAMGEITPKAIGFMRVITISYSAFDSFAVPGLAARDLSQITDDIENGDSRFVFCGLRDVVAEVRDDLEKLQAEAEEDPEIEPPEISMERRSSTKLKSIDALADEFEGLLKAIRKNGGSELFEAAVESLIADPSFRDLKLQLADLIPRPRRSRRHFMSWSTGHKIVLHVIASLVVHTRPQSLVLFDEPETHLHPPLMAALMHAVRMILTEVNAYCVVATHSPVMLQETLACHVRYVSRNGAEITIERPKIETFGENIGILTYDSFGLTAASTDYHNALDKLAEEYDSIDEVETAFEYGLSAQARAYVLSKQARRRLKK, from the coding sequence ATGGCCATCGAAATTTACGCTCCATCGCGCCGAATCTTAAAACGTACCGAAACACTGTTCGCACTTCAGCAGGATGACTGGAATGACTACAGCTTCCAGACGCTATATCACCTTTATTATCGCCCGAAAGCGGACGAACCGGACAACGTTACCTATATCGGTGGGGTGAAGATTCTCAAGCAGGGCCAAACCACCGGTGCTCGACTCATCAAAAAACCTTTCACCCGACTAGGGGATGGGTGGGTGTCAGTCGGGACTTCGCTCGACTATTACCAGCGTCTCAATGAGATCCCTCGCAGACATCGCACGAGGATCATGACGGCCCTCCAGGACGCGGTTGCGAACCCGAATCTTGTGGATGAGTTCAAAAACGAAGAGGGATGGGGGAATTCCGTGTTTAGGGATACGACAGAGTGGAGGGAGTTCATTCGGGATGCGAGCATTCTCTACCAAGGGGATTTTACAACACTTGTCGGAATGGATGAGTTTTCCTTCCAGCCGGCAGGAGCCGCCGATCCTATCGAGTTTAATTTCGAGGCGCCTAAGCCCGATTACTACTCAGGGTCATATAGACGAGTCGGCCCGAGCCGAAAACGGGTTCTGTTGCCCGAGCGAATCATCGTTATGGTCGGCCGTAACGGGTCAGGAAAGAGCACCATTTTGTCGAGGCTCTCACATCTCGCCTATGCCTCCCCCCACGAACGGGATCAACCTGAGTTCGCCGCAATGGGTGAGATCACGCCAAAGGCCATCGGCTTCATGCGGGTAATCACTATTTCTTACAGTGCCTTCGACAGCTTCGCCGTTCCCGGCCTTGCAGCTCGAGACCTCTCGCAAATTACTGATGACATTGAAAACGGTGATAGCCGTTTCGTGTTTTGTGGCCTTAGAGACGTCGTAGCAGAGGTACGCGATGATCTGGAAAAACTGCAGGCCGAAGCAGAAGAAGATCCAGAGATCGAGCCGCCCGAAATATCCATGGAAAGGCGCAGCTCTACGAAGCTCAAATCGATCGACGCGCTTGCGGATGAATTCGAAGGATTGCTTAAAGCAATCAGAAAAAACGGTGGAAGCGAATTGTTTGAAGCTGCCGTTGAATCGCTGATAGCCGACCCATCATTTCGAGATCTTAAGCTTCAACTTGCGGACCTTATTCCAAGGCCTCGGCGATCTCGGCGCCATTTCATGAGTTGGAGTACAGGTCACAAGATTGTGCTGCACGTGATCGCCTCGTTGGTTGTGCACACGAGGCCGCAATCACTTGTTCTCTTCGACGAACCGGAAACGCATTTGCATCCACCGCTGATGGCCGCATTGATGCACGCCGTGCGGATGATCCTGACGGAGGTTAATGCCTACTGTGTCGTCGCAACGCACTCCCCTGTAATGTTGCAGGAGACACTTGCCTGCCACGTCCGCTACGTCAGCCGCAATGGTGCGGAAATCACCATTGAAAGGCCGAAGATTGAAACCTTCGGGGAAAATATAGGCATCCTGACTTATGACAGTTTTGGACTGACCGCAGCGAGCACTGACTACCACAATGCTCTCGACAAGCTGGCCGAAGAGTACGATTCCATAGACGAGGTGGAAACGGCTTTTGAGTACGGCCTTAGCGCCCAAGCCCGCGCTTATGTGCTTTCCAAACAAGCGAGGCGCAGATTGAAGAAATGA
- a CDS encoding class I SAM-dependent DNA methyltransferase: MNENITFERWLEVLGYRHAQGLHVESSDISLSHRYRSELNELLRPDGQVRAKAVFEVDGVPAVAFFDNALSLSTEDLNRIRQKIWNQNLISLVIVMDDSSLTAYPPAKNVPVGTTLSAKEAITTGYFSLAEISSSDVQRRLPKWFSPGDRVDRQLLKNLGLAIEQLTKVHVARAAAQGLLGQILFISYLEHRNIVSEVYRTQRDVEPLHSLVASHNTRGIEKLIEALRKDFNGDFLSLDHTNSDWWSLVSSKGLDILGRFLDQVDLDTGQQSLWNYDFSFIPVELLSGIYESFIGERQSILSAYYTPRHLANFVIDEAFHTSLNPANETVFDPACGSGILLTTAYRRLLQIQESQTGECLDLAGRIKLLKEHIFGADISEAACRVTAFSLYLSLLEDLKPADIALLQESEQVKLPTLRGINLLCGEQHGDFFAPENLFATSQRFSLIISNPPWSEPAGSAWSSADVWAKKKGVPRARRQLAGDFAFRALESVSPNGRICLIMPISLLIASTSRPFIQGWLALAKIDRFINFGDLHNFIFETAEHSCAVITSRPRTGTQSWSIPADEHIEYWAPKVDASLAFGRLALSPADRHLVPAQAYYNDPTRLVTLMWGNEFDIALCERLRAIGQVKDLFNNGENSWRTRKGVHLKDKHAKFTSDAAPLKKIGHILVESLKSSSPVLLDDEIQSFPEGIESVVNLTDDLWDVFHGPRILFTDGFDSSKQIRAAYIDRPASFTSSIGVISGPESDRELLRFMAAYLRSDLATYFLLMRAFQVTCDRNRVTLGDIEQFPFFAPDDHFDPSRAREIISEVSLALGDIERPEFLRAQNHNPQIQKHINTLIHEYFGLSAVESALVTEANTILVPSVRPRGYKSINTEVYKTITKNELKDYAETLSQELGIWRSHLNGEGSIAVKAWTVNSAVGRVAVAAITLSEPEKAADFDEKKLEIWVKKTMEGLNSQGLLPAHRSETVAFLPDVTIQAPGAFLLLRPPFRRMWLKRSAMRDARSIVELIHREKVSAE, translated from the coding sequence ATGAACGAGAACATTACTTTTGAGCGCTGGTTAGAAGTCCTCGGATATCGCCATGCCCAAGGACTTCACGTTGAGTCTTCGGATATTAGCCTCAGTCACAGGTATAGAAGTGAGCTTAACGAGCTGTTGCGTCCTGACGGCCAAGTTCGCGCAAAAGCTGTATTTGAAGTAGATGGCGTGCCTGCGGTGGCTTTTTTTGATAACGCGCTATCACTCTCTACAGAAGACTTAAATCGTATTCGTCAAAAGATCTGGAATCAAAACCTGATTTCGTTAGTCATTGTGATGGACGACTCAAGCTTAACTGCGTACCCGCCGGCGAAGAACGTGCCAGTTGGCACCACCCTAAGTGCTAAAGAAGCCATTACTACTGGCTACTTCTCATTAGCTGAAATCTCATCAAGTGATGTTCAACGTAGACTGCCAAAATGGTTTTCTCCAGGAGACAGAGTCGATCGACAACTTCTGAAAAACTTGGGACTTGCAATTGAACAGCTAACCAAAGTCCATGTAGCTCGAGCAGCAGCACAAGGACTTTTAGGCCAGATACTTTTTATCTCCTACCTTGAGCATAGAAATATCGTAAGCGAAGTTTACCGCACCCAACGAGATGTCGAGCCTTTACATTCGTTAGTTGCCAGCCATAACACCCGTGGCATTGAAAAACTGATCGAGGCGCTTAGGAAAGACTTTAACGGTGATTTTCTTTCGCTAGACCATACAAACTCTGACTGGTGGTCATTGGTCAGCTCCAAGGGTTTAGACATACTTGGCCGCTTCCTTGACCAAGTCGATCTGGACACTGGTCAGCAATCACTATGGAATTATGACTTCAGCTTCATTCCTGTAGAGCTGCTGTCCGGAATTTACGAATCATTTATCGGGGAACGGCAGAGCATATTGTCGGCCTATTATACGCCTCGTCATCTTGCAAACTTTGTAATTGATGAAGCATTCCATACATCTCTGAATCCGGCAAATGAAACGGTGTTCGATCCAGCCTGCGGCTCTGGCATCTTGCTTACTACTGCATACCGGCGCCTTCTTCAAATACAAGAAAGTCAAACGGGGGAATGCCTGGATCTCGCAGGTCGTATAAAACTTTTAAAGGAACACATTTTTGGCGCTGACATTAGTGAGGCCGCCTGTCGTGTTACTGCTTTCAGTTTATACCTTTCGCTTCTTGAAGATCTAAAACCTGCCGATATTGCTCTACTCCAGGAGAGTGAACAGGTTAAACTTCCAACACTTCGCGGCATAAACTTACTGTGCGGCGAACAACACGGGGATTTTTTCGCACCTGAAAACCTGTTTGCTACATCACAAAGATTCAGCCTCATAATCTCGAATCCTCCTTGGAGTGAGCCTGCCGGAAGCGCATGGAGTTCGGCGGATGTTTGGGCAAAGAAGAAAGGAGTGCCAAGAGCGCGTCGTCAACTGGCAGGCGACTTTGCATTTAGAGCATTGGAAAGTGTATCGCCAAATGGCCGCATATGCCTGATTATGCCAATCAGCCTGCTCATTGCGTCTACTAGTCGGCCATTTATTCAAGGCTGGCTTGCGCTGGCGAAAATTGATCGATTTATAAATTTTGGAGACCTCCATAACTTTATATTTGAGACAGCGGAACACAGCTGTGCTGTTATTACTTCTCGCCCTAGAACAGGCACACAGTCATGGTCAATTCCAGCAGATGAGCATATTGAATACTGGGCCCCAAAAGTTGATGCTAGTTTAGCCTTTGGCCGCTTGGCTCTTTCTCCTGCGGACCGTCACTTGGTGCCAGCACAGGCTTACTACAATGATCCCACTCGTCTTGTCACACTGATGTGGGGCAATGAGTTCGACATAGCCCTATGTGAACGGCTTAGAGCTATAGGCCAAGTTAAAGATTTGTTCAACAACGGAGAAAACAGCTGGCGCACCCGCAAAGGCGTTCACCTAAAAGACAAACATGCTAAGTTTACTTCAGATGCGGCGCCCCTAAAAAAAATCGGGCATATACTAGTTGAATCATTGAAGTCCAGCTCGCCTGTTCTCCTAGATGACGAAATACAAAGTTTTCCAGAAGGTATTGAGTCCGTTGTAAACCTCACTGACGACTTATGGGATGTTTTTCATGGCCCTCGTATATTATTTACTGACGGTTTCGATAGCAGTAAACAAATTCGAGCAGCCTATATTGACAGACCGGCCTCATTCACCAGCAGCATAGGGGTAATTTCGGGACCAGAAAGCGATAGAGAACTTTTGCGCTTTATGGCTGCATATCTACGCTCCGACCTTGCTACCTACTTTCTGTTGATGAGGGCATTTCAAGTTACTTGTGACCGCAACCGAGTAACATTGGGCGACATAGAACAGTTTCCTTTTTTCGCTCCCGATGACCACTTTGATCCAAGCCGAGCTAGAGAAATAATATCTGAAGTATCTTTAGCACTCGGAGATATCGAAAGACCTGAATTTCTAAGAGCACAAAACCATAACCCCCAGATACAGAAACACATAAACACCTTGATTCACGAGTATTTCGGACTGAGCGCCGTAGAATCTGCCTTGGTCACAGAAGCAAACACTATACTAGTTCCTTCAGTGCGCCCTCGCGGCTATAAAAGCATCAATACTGAAGTATATAAAACGATTACAAAAAATGAGCTAAAAGATTACGCAGAAACTTTGAGCCAAGAACTCGGTATATGGCGGTCCCACTTAAACGGCGAGGGATCCATTGCAGTTAAGGCTTGGACGGTAAACTCTGCAGTTGGTCGAGTAGCGGTAGCGGCTATTACTCTCTCTGAGCCTGAAAAGGCTGCTGACTTCGACGAGAAAAAATTAGAAATTTGGGTTAAGAAAACTATGGAAGGTCTGAACTCCCAAGGACTACTACCAGCTCATCGCTCTGAAACTGTTGCCTTCCTCCCGGACGTAACAATTCAAGCGCCAGGTGCTTTCTTGCTTCTTCGTCCACCTTTCCGGCGAATGTGGCTAAAACGATCTGCAATGCGCGATGCGCGCTCTATCGTAGAGCTTATTCACCGTGAAAAGGTGTCTGCTGAATGA